One genomic region from Magallana gigas chromosome 3, xbMagGiga1.1, whole genome shotgun sequence encodes:
- the LOC105333133 gene encoding MLX-interacting protein isoform X3, whose protein sequence is MMAIEKSSTATFQATTLKDCNMEEASQEQPIHSGHFMITNVHAPSQDDDDEYDDNEDVKPELQENGFDFNSANKTISNVYSFGQNTHTLSIDDSLTKLFDCMSLAYSGKLTSPKWKAFRGLHLTMKDKVRLNNIIWREWCMQYRYGKKPTVCQFASPLSDDIHTKPEAIVLEGKYWKRRLDTVTKEYKSWRKFSKSHMAKKFSIDVKATNAELLAKVVEVTTIPSNQQMSATDLLLNSSTMDFMDLDFNSDTLFNTLNQPFAFPNPKEFSYSSKYNGMSTADLMQPGLVPLQPNLDDLMDYDSIQDIVTTRSQGNSVMHFTGNQSMDTSPNTSNCTVFSLMDTRQSELQSPGIEIQPQSPGTKTLGDLLSGRPQSPGNKTLGDLLSGLLGSITTSSISDINSVESQLISRLQQQQQQQQQTATVQQNRTNNTFFLTQNNEESMNSLSTVTHSPSEPVIKVSSLEEALLGKNPILTNQTAKTTKTHGSKIPTRSKSVPQVSQKLSQRKEGNFVKPVKPATRTKQRKIAPNPTPSPNNTYLAQLLTTGTYPGAIINVKKEAGGVAAPSIVTIQGQQPTPSPMVVTSIPVSYNKLTDILLQTQNSTVEVAKDTVINFVSNPVTLSSNTTVTVPQITTVPTLTSTKPAVPVLSSSLTDSLTSRRSSYPPASPSMVLSNPTSPSDSVSVTSPSGNQSGDSESEFRGGEHRRLNHTSAEQKRRCNIKSGFDLLHTLIPSLSQNPNAKVSKAAMLQKTAEYCKKLKAERKQMQNEAEILKQEIESLNVQISQCQAQLPATGVPVTRQRADQMKEMFQEYVKNRTLSNWKFWIFSTIIQGLFDTYNNMVSTASIDELCRTTLAWLDQHCSLVVLRPAVLNALRQLSTTTSILSDPSRMPEHATEAVLKTDKSTGS, encoded by the exons CGATTTTAATAGTGCCAACAAAACGATATCAAACGTTTACTCTTTCGGACAGAATACCCACACCCTGTCCATTGACGACTCCCTTACGAAACTTTTTGACTGCATGTCACTTGCTTACAG tgggaAGCTGACATCGCCAAAATGGAAGGCATTCAGGGGTCTGCATCTTACCATGAAAGACAAAGTCCGGTTGAACAACATAATATGGAGGGAATGGTGCATGCAAT ATAGATATGGAAAAAAGCCAACAGTGTGCCAGTTTGCTTCCCCATTATCCGATGACATACACACAAAACCGGAG gcaATTGTTTTGGAGGGGAAATATTGGAAAAGAAGATTGGATACAGTTACTAAAGAATACAAAAGCTGGAGGAAGTTCTCAAAGAGTCACATGGCCAAGAAGTTCAGCATTGATGTG AAAGCCACCAATGCTGAGTTACTGGCCAAAGTGGTGGAGGTGACAACGATCCCAAGTAATCAACAAATGTCTGCCACAGACCTCCTTCTGAACAGCAGCACCATGGACTTCATGGACCTGGATTTTAACAGTGACACCTTGTTCAACACCCTTAATCAACCTTTCGCGTTTCCCAATCCCAAAGAATTTT CCTACAGTTCAAAATACA ATGGAATGTCAACTGCCGACCTGATGCAGCCAGGCTTGGTTCCTCTACAGCCAAATCTAGACGATCTGATGGACTACGATTCCATTCAAG ATATTGTCACAACTCGTTCACAGGGAAACAGTGTGATGCACTTCACTGGGAATCAAAGTATGGATACGTCTCCAAACACTAGT AATTGCACAGTATTTTCGCTAATGGACACAAGACAAAGTGAATTACAATCACCTGGAATTGAAATACAGCCCCAGTCCCCAGGAACTAAGACTTTGGGAGACCTTCTTAGTGGGAGACCCCAGTCTCCAGGCAACAAGACTTTGGGAGACCTCTTAAGTGGCCTTCTGGGAAGTATTACTACTTCCTCCATTTCTGACATTAACAGTGTAGAGAGCCAGTTGATATCACGGTTACAGCAAcaacagcagcagcagcagcagacTGCTACTGTACAGCAGAACAGAACaaacaatacatttttcttgACCCAAAACAATGAGGAGTCGATGAACAGTTTGTCAACAGTGACTCATTCGCCCTCGGAGCCAGTCATTAAGGTGTCTTCTCTGGAGGAGGCTTTACTGGGCAAAAATCCAATCCTGACAAATCAGACTGCTAAAACTACAAAAACACATGGATCTAAAATCCCAACCCGAAGTAAAAGTGTGCCACAAGTGTCCCAGAAATTGTCACAGAGAAAAGAAGGAAATTTTGTGAAACCA GTTAAACCTGCCACACGtacaaaacagagaaaaatcGCTCCAAACCCAACCCCGTCTCCAAACAACACGTATCTGGCCCAGCTTCTTACTACAG GAACCTACCCAGGTGCTATCATTAATGTGAAGAAGGAGGCAGGAGGTGTGGCAGCGCCCAGTATAGTGACCATTCAGGGGCAGCAACCCACACCTTCACCAATGGTTGTGACATCAATCCCTGTATCCTACAATAAA CTGACAGACATACTGCTGCAAACACAGAATTCTACGGTTGAAGTTGCCAAAGACACAGTCATTAACTTTGTTTCAAATCCAG TCACATTGTCGTCCAATACCACGGTAACGGTGCCTCAGATCACCACAGTGCCGACCTTGACCTCGACTAAGCCAGCGGTCCCCGTTCTGTCCTCCTCCCTGACCGATTCCCTCACCTCTAGACGGTCCAGCTACCCCCCAGCAAGTCCCAGCATGGTCCTGTCCAATCCTACTAGTCCATCAGACAGTGTGTCGGTTACTAGTCCTTCAGGGAACCAGTCAGGG GACTCTGAATCGGAGTTCCGAGGTGGAGAACACAGGAGGTTGAATCACACCTCAGCAGAACAAAAGAGACGCTGTAACATCAAG aGTGGTTTTGACCTTCTTCACACTCTTATCCCATCTTTAAGTCAGAATCCAAATGCGAAAGTCAGTAAGGCTGCAATGCTACAGAAAA CTGCCGAGTACTGTAAGAAGTTGAAGGCAGAGAGAAAGCAGATGCAAAATGAAGCAGAGATCCTCAAACAAGAAATAGAATCTCTAAATGTTCAAATCAG CCAATGCCAAGCTCAGCTGCCAGCTACAGGGGTCCCCGTCACACGTCAGCGGGCCGACCAGATGAAGGAGATGTTCCAGGAGTACGTCAAAAATCGGACACTGTCCAACTGGAAGTTCTGGATT TTCTCTACCATTATCCAGGGTCTGTTTGATACATATAATAATATGGTGTCCACTGCTAGCATTGATGAGCTGTGTAGGACCACATTGGCTTGGTTAGATCAACACTGCTCACTTGTGGTCTTACGGCCAG CTGTTTTGAATGCACTGCGACAACTTAGCACCACCACCAGTATTTTGTCTGATCCATCACGCATGCCTGAACATGCAACAGAAGCGGTCTTAAAAACAGACAAATCAACTGGTTCCTGA
- the LOC105333133 gene encoding MLX-interacting protein isoform X1 has protein sequence MMAIEKSSTATFQATTLKDCNMEEASQEQPIHSGHFMITNVHAPSQDDDDEYDDNEDVKPELQENGFDFNSANKTISNVYSFGQNTHTLSIDDSLTKLFDCMSLAYSGKLTSPKWKAFRGLHLTMKDKVRLNNIIWREWCMQYRYGKKPTVCQFASPLSDDIHTKPEAIVLEGKYWKRRLDTVTKEYKSWRKFSKSHMAKKFSIDVKATNAELLAKVVEVTTIPSNQQMSATDLLLNSSTMDFMDLDFNSDTLFNTLNQPFAFPNPKEFSYSSKYNGMSTADLMQPGLVPLQPNLDDLMDYDSIQDIVTTRSQGNSVMHFTGNQSMDTSPNTSNCTVFSLMDTRQSELQSPGIEIQPQSPGTKTLGDLLSGRPQSPGNKTLGDLLSGLLGSITTSSISDINSVESQLISRLQQQQQQQQQTATVQQNRTNNTFFLTQNNEESMNSLSTVTHSPSEPVIKVSSLEEALLGKNPILTNQTAKTTKTHGSKIPTRSKSVPQVSQKLSQRKEGNFVKPVKPATRTKQRKIAPNPTPSPNNTYLAQLLTTDMILGGIQLSPVSQLAKGTYPGAIINVKKEAGGVAAPSIVTIQGQQPTPSPMVVTSIPVSYNKLTDILLQTQNSTVEVAKDTVINFVSNPVTLSSNTTVTVPQITTVPTLTSTKPAVPVLSSSLTDSLTSRRSSYPPASPSMVLSNPTSPSDSVSVTSPSGNQSGDSESEFRGGEHRRLNHTSAEQKRRCNIKSGFDLLHTLIPSLSQNPNAKVSKAAMLQKTAEYCKKLKAERKQMQNEAEILKQEIESLNVQISQCQAQLPATGVPVTRQRADQMKEMFQEYVKNRTLSNWKFWIFSTIIQGLFDTYNNMVSTASIDELCRTTLAWLDQHCSLVVLRPAVLNALRQLSTTTSILSDPSRMPEHATEAVLKTDKSTGS, from the exons CGATTTTAATAGTGCCAACAAAACGATATCAAACGTTTACTCTTTCGGACAGAATACCCACACCCTGTCCATTGACGACTCCCTTACGAAACTTTTTGACTGCATGTCACTTGCTTACAG tgggaAGCTGACATCGCCAAAATGGAAGGCATTCAGGGGTCTGCATCTTACCATGAAAGACAAAGTCCGGTTGAACAACATAATATGGAGGGAATGGTGCATGCAAT ATAGATATGGAAAAAAGCCAACAGTGTGCCAGTTTGCTTCCCCATTATCCGATGACATACACACAAAACCGGAG gcaATTGTTTTGGAGGGGAAATATTGGAAAAGAAGATTGGATACAGTTACTAAAGAATACAAAAGCTGGAGGAAGTTCTCAAAGAGTCACATGGCCAAGAAGTTCAGCATTGATGTG AAAGCCACCAATGCTGAGTTACTGGCCAAAGTGGTGGAGGTGACAACGATCCCAAGTAATCAACAAATGTCTGCCACAGACCTCCTTCTGAACAGCAGCACCATGGACTTCATGGACCTGGATTTTAACAGTGACACCTTGTTCAACACCCTTAATCAACCTTTCGCGTTTCCCAATCCCAAAGAATTTT CCTACAGTTCAAAATACA ATGGAATGTCAACTGCCGACCTGATGCAGCCAGGCTTGGTTCCTCTACAGCCAAATCTAGACGATCTGATGGACTACGATTCCATTCAAG ATATTGTCACAACTCGTTCACAGGGAAACAGTGTGATGCACTTCACTGGGAATCAAAGTATGGATACGTCTCCAAACACTAGT AATTGCACAGTATTTTCGCTAATGGACACAAGACAAAGTGAATTACAATCACCTGGAATTGAAATACAGCCCCAGTCCCCAGGAACTAAGACTTTGGGAGACCTTCTTAGTGGGAGACCCCAGTCTCCAGGCAACAAGACTTTGGGAGACCTCTTAAGTGGCCTTCTGGGAAGTATTACTACTTCCTCCATTTCTGACATTAACAGTGTAGAGAGCCAGTTGATATCACGGTTACAGCAAcaacagcagcagcagcagcagacTGCTACTGTACAGCAGAACAGAACaaacaatacatttttcttgACCCAAAACAATGAGGAGTCGATGAACAGTTTGTCAACAGTGACTCATTCGCCCTCGGAGCCAGTCATTAAGGTGTCTTCTCTGGAGGAGGCTTTACTGGGCAAAAATCCAATCCTGACAAATCAGACTGCTAAAACTACAAAAACACATGGATCTAAAATCCCAACCCGAAGTAAAAGTGTGCCACAAGTGTCCCAGAAATTGTCACAGAGAAAAGAAGGAAATTTTGTGAAACCA GTTAAACCTGCCACACGtacaaaacagagaaaaatcGCTCCAAACCCAACCCCGTCTCCAAACAACACGTATCTGGCCCAGCTTCTTACTACAG ACATGATTCTGGGTGGAATTCAATTGTCCCCAGTCAGCCAACTTGCCAAGG GAACCTACCCAGGTGCTATCATTAATGTGAAGAAGGAGGCAGGAGGTGTGGCAGCGCCCAGTATAGTGACCATTCAGGGGCAGCAACCCACACCTTCACCAATGGTTGTGACATCAATCCCTGTATCCTACAATAAA CTGACAGACATACTGCTGCAAACACAGAATTCTACGGTTGAAGTTGCCAAAGACACAGTCATTAACTTTGTTTCAAATCCAG TCACATTGTCGTCCAATACCACGGTAACGGTGCCTCAGATCACCACAGTGCCGACCTTGACCTCGACTAAGCCAGCGGTCCCCGTTCTGTCCTCCTCCCTGACCGATTCCCTCACCTCTAGACGGTCCAGCTACCCCCCAGCAAGTCCCAGCATGGTCCTGTCCAATCCTACTAGTCCATCAGACAGTGTGTCGGTTACTAGTCCTTCAGGGAACCAGTCAGGG GACTCTGAATCGGAGTTCCGAGGTGGAGAACACAGGAGGTTGAATCACACCTCAGCAGAACAAAAGAGACGCTGTAACATCAAG aGTGGTTTTGACCTTCTTCACACTCTTATCCCATCTTTAAGTCAGAATCCAAATGCGAAAGTCAGTAAGGCTGCAATGCTACAGAAAA CTGCCGAGTACTGTAAGAAGTTGAAGGCAGAGAGAAAGCAGATGCAAAATGAAGCAGAGATCCTCAAACAAGAAATAGAATCTCTAAATGTTCAAATCAG CCAATGCCAAGCTCAGCTGCCAGCTACAGGGGTCCCCGTCACACGTCAGCGGGCCGACCAGATGAAGGAGATGTTCCAGGAGTACGTCAAAAATCGGACACTGTCCAACTGGAAGTTCTGGATT TTCTCTACCATTATCCAGGGTCTGTTTGATACATATAATAATATGGTGTCCACTGCTAGCATTGATGAGCTGTGTAGGACCACATTGGCTTGGTTAGATCAACACTGCTCACTTGTGGTCTTACGGCCAG CTGTTTTGAATGCACTGCGACAACTTAGCACCACCACCAGTATTTTGTCTGATCCATCACGCATGCCTGAACATGCAACAGAAGCGGTCTTAAAAACAGACAAATCAACTGGTTCCTGA
- the LOC105333133 gene encoding MLX-interacting protein isoform X2, whose protein sequence is MMAIEKSSTATFQATTLKDCNMEEASQEQPIHSGHFMITNVHAPSQDDDDEYDDNEDVKPELQENGFDFNSANKTISNVYSFGQNTHTLSIDDSLTKLFDCMSLAYSGKLTSPKWKAFRGLHLTMKDKVRLNNIIWREWCMQYRYGKKPTVCQFASPLSDDIHTKPEAIVLEGKYWKRRLDTVTKEYKSWRKFSKSHMAKKFSIDVKATNAELLAKVVEVTTIPSNQQMSATDLLLNSSTMDFMDLDFNSDTLFNTLNQPFAFPNPKEFYGMSTADLMQPGLVPLQPNLDDLMDYDSIQDIVTTRSQGNSVMHFTGNQSMDTSPNTSNCTVFSLMDTRQSELQSPGIEIQPQSPGTKTLGDLLSGRPQSPGNKTLGDLLSGLLGSITTSSISDINSVESQLISRLQQQQQQQQQTATVQQNRTNNTFFLTQNNEESMNSLSTVTHSPSEPVIKVSSLEEALLGKNPILTNQTAKTTKTHGSKIPTRSKSVPQVSQKLSQRKEGNFVKPVKPATRTKQRKIAPNPTPSPNNTYLAQLLTTDMILGGIQLSPVSQLAKGTYPGAIINVKKEAGGVAAPSIVTIQGQQPTPSPMVVTSIPVSYNKLTDILLQTQNSTVEVAKDTVINFVSNPVTLSSNTTVTVPQITTVPTLTSTKPAVPVLSSSLTDSLTSRRSSYPPASPSMVLSNPTSPSDSVSVTSPSGNQSGDSESEFRGGEHRRLNHTSAEQKRRCNIKSGFDLLHTLIPSLSQNPNAKVSKAAMLQKTAEYCKKLKAERKQMQNEAEILKQEIESLNVQISQCQAQLPATGVPVTRQRADQMKEMFQEYVKNRTLSNWKFWIFSTIIQGLFDTYNNMVSTASIDELCRTTLAWLDQHCSLVVLRPAVLNALRQLSTTTSILSDPSRMPEHATEAVLKTDKSTGS, encoded by the exons CGATTTTAATAGTGCCAACAAAACGATATCAAACGTTTACTCTTTCGGACAGAATACCCACACCCTGTCCATTGACGACTCCCTTACGAAACTTTTTGACTGCATGTCACTTGCTTACAG tgggaAGCTGACATCGCCAAAATGGAAGGCATTCAGGGGTCTGCATCTTACCATGAAAGACAAAGTCCGGTTGAACAACATAATATGGAGGGAATGGTGCATGCAAT ATAGATATGGAAAAAAGCCAACAGTGTGCCAGTTTGCTTCCCCATTATCCGATGACATACACACAAAACCGGAG gcaATTGTTTTGGAGGGGAAATATTGGAAAAGAAGATTGGATACAGTTACTAAAGAATACAAAAGCTGGAGGAAGTTCTCAAAGAGTCACATGGCCAAGAAGTTCAGCATTGATGTG AAAGCCACCAATGCTGAGTTACTGGCCAAAGTGGTGGAGGTGACAACGATCCCAAGTAATCAACAAATGTCTGCCACAGACCTCCTTCTGAACAGCAGCACCATGGACTTCATGGACCTGGATTTTAACAGTGACACCTTGTTCAACACCCTTAATCAACCTTTCGCGTTTCCCAATCCCAAAGAATTTT ATGGAATGTCAACTGCCGACCTGATGCAGCCAGGCTTGGTTCCTCTACAGCCAAATCTAGACGATCTGATGGACTACGATTCCATTCAAG ATATTGTCACAACTCGTTCACAGGGAAACAGTGTGATGCACTTCACTGGGAATCAAAGTATGGATACGTCTCCAAACACTAGT AATTGCACAGTATTTTCGCTAATGGACACAAGACAAAGTGAATTACAATCACCTGGAATTGAAATACAGCCCCAGTCCCCAGGAACTAAGACTTTGGGAGACCTTCTTAGTGGGAGACCCCAGTCTCCAGGCAACAAGACTTTGGGAGACCTCTTAAGTGGCCTTCTGGGAAGTATTACTACTTCCTCCATTTCTGACATTAACAGTGTAGAGAGCCAGTTGATATCACGGTTACAGCAAcaacagcagcagcagcagcagacTGCTACTGTACAGCAGAACAGAACaaacaatacatttttcttgACCCAAAACAATGAGGAGTCGATGAACAGTTTGTCAACAGTGACTCATTCGCCCTCGGAGCCAGTCATTAAGGTGTCTTCTCTGGAGGAGGCTTTACTGGGCAAAAATCCAATCCTGACAAATCAGACTGCTAAAACTACAAAAACACATGGATCTAAAATCCCAACCCGAAGTAAAAGTGTGCCACAAGTGTCCCAGAAATTGTCACAGAGAAAAGAAGGAAATTTTGTGAAACCA GTTAAACCTGCCACACGtacaaaacagagaaaaatcGCTCCAAACCCAACCCCGTCTCCAAACAACACGTATCTGGCCCAGCTTCTTACTACAG ACATGATTCTGGGTGGAATTCAATTGTCCCCAGTCAGCCAACTTGCCAAGG GAACCTACCCAGGTGCTATCATTAATGTGAAGAAGGAGGCAGGAGGTGTGGCAGCGCCCAGTATAGTGACCATTCAGGGGCAGCAACCCACACCTTCACCAATGGTTGTGACATCAATCCCTGTATCCTACAATAAA CTGACAGACATACTGCTGCAAACACAGAATTCTACGGTTGAAGTTGCCAAAGACACAGTCATTAACTTTGTTTCAAATCCAG TCACATTGTCGTCCAATACCACGGTAACGGTGCCTCAGATCACCACAGTGCCGACCTTGACCTCGACTAAGCCAGCGGTCCCCGTTCTGTCCTCCTCCCTGACCGATTCCCTCACCTCTAGACGGTCCAGCTACCCCCCAGCAAGTCCCAGCATGGTCCTGTCCAATCCTACTAGTCCATCAGACAGTGTGTCGGTTACTAGTCCTTCAGGGAACCAGTCAGGG GACTCTGAATCGGAGTTCCGAGGTGGAGAACACAGGAGGTTGAATCACACCTCAGCAGAACAAAAGAGACGCTGTAACATCAAG aGTGGTTTTGACCTTCTTCACACTCTTATCCCATCTTTAAGTCAGAATCCAAATGCGAAAGTCAGTAAGGCTGCAATGCTACAGAAAA CTGCCGAGTACTGTAAGAAGTTGAAGGCAGAGAGAAAGCAGATGCAAAATGAAGCAGAGATCCTCAAACAAGAAATAGAATCTCTAAATGTTCAAATCAG CCAATGCCAAGCTCAGCTGCCAGCTACAGGGGTCCCCGTCACACGTCAGCGGGCCGACCAGATGAAGGAGATGTTCCAGGAGTACGTCAAAAATCGGACACTGTCCAACTGGAAGTTCTGGATT TTCTCTACCATTATCCAGGGTCTGTTTGATACATATAATAATATGGTGTCCACTGCTAGCATTGATGAGCTGTGTAGGACCACATTGGCTTGGTTAGATCAACACTGCTCACTTGTGGTCTTACGGCCAG CTGTTTTGAATGCACTGCGACAACTTAGCACCACCACCAGTATTTTGTCTGATCCATCACGCATGCCTGAACATGCAACAGAAGCGGTCTTAAAAACAGACAAATCAACTGGTTCCTGA